In one Prosthecochloris aestuarii DSM 271 genomic region, the following are encoded:
- a CDS encoding deoxycytidylate deaminase: MSDDIQSEGCCKPCDGDHDHASEPRLGWHEYFMSVAHLIAKRATCTRGHIGAVVVRDNNILSTGYNGAPSGLPHCNETNCKIYRSVHPDGTVEENCVNTIHAEINAIAQAAKHGVSIKDADIYITASPCIHCLKVLINVGIRTIYYDKPYKIEHISELLRLSGIRLVQINVHNI; this comes from the coding sequence ATGTCTGATGATATTCAATCCGAAGGCTGCTGTAAGCCATGTGACGGGGATCATGATCATGCCTCGGAGCCGCGCCTTGGATGGCACGAGTATTTCATGAGCGTGGCGCACCTCATTGCAAAGAGGGCAACCTGTACCAGAGGCCATATAGGCGCTGTTGTCGTCAGGGACAACAATATTCTTTCTACCGGCTACAACGGTGCTCCTTCGGGTCTGCCTCACTGTAATGAGACCAACTGCAAAATTTACCGGAGCGTTCATCCTGACGGAACGGTGGAGGAAAACTGCGTCAATACGATACATGCCGAGATCAACGCTATCGCCCAGGCTGCCAAGCATGGTGTTTCAATCAAGGATGCCGATATCTACATTACGGCAAGCCCCTGTATTCACTGTTTGAAGGTACTCATCAACGTGGGTATCAGGACGATCTATTACGATAAGCCTTATAAAATCGAACACATTTCAGAACTTCTTCGCCTGTCGGGCATAAGGCTCGTCCAGATTAACGTTCATAATATTTAA
- the rny gene encoding ribonuclease Y — MGIVINLVLLVVASLLFFVVGFFVGRYFLERIGTTKVLEAEERAVQIIQEAQKEANEYKDLKVTEVNQEWKKRRREFDQDVVVKNNKFTQLQKQVRQKENTLKRQGQDIKDSEKKLKEQLSQLDHELQTVQVRSSELDRIIAEQNQKLESISNFKAEEAKQMLIDNMLSVARQEATETIHKIHEDAEQQGAKIAEKTLLSAIQRVSFEQATESALSVVHIQSDELKGRIIGREGRNIKAFENATGVDIIVDDTPEVVILSCFDPMRRELAKLTLQKLLIDGVIHPVAIEKAYQDAKKEIDDVIMSTGEETLSSLQIQEMPAEITSLIGKMKFHTIYGQNLLQHSKEVAMLAGLMAAELKLDAKQAKRAGLLHDIGLVLPESDDPHAITGMKFLKRFRESKTVLNAIAAHHGDVEKESPIADLIDAANVISSARPGGRGAVTPEGNVKRLESLEEIAKGFPGVIKTYALQAGREIRVIVEGENVSDSQADVLAHDIAHKIEQEAQYPGQIKVSIIREKRSIAYAK; from the coding sequence ATGGGGATTGTTATCAATCTTGTATTGCTTGTTGTTGCATCACTGTTGTTCTTTGTCGTTGGTTTTTTTGTTGGCCGGTATTTTCTTGAACGGATCGGAACTACCAAAGTTCTTGAGGCTGAGGAACGCGCTGTCCAGATCATTCAGGAAGCACAGAAGGAAGCTAACGAGTACAAGGATCTGAAAGTCACCGAGGTCAATCAGGAGTGGAAAAAACGACGGCGTGAGTTTGATCAGGATGTCGTGGTTAAAAACAACAAATTTACTCAACTGCAGAAGCAGGTTCGCCAGAAGGAAAATACGCTTAAACGCCAGGGTCAGGATATCAAGGATAGCGAGAAAAAGCTTAAAGAGCAGCTTAGTCAACTCGATCACGAGCTCCAGACTGTTCAGGTCAGATCTTCCGAACTCGATCGAATTATTGCCGAGCAGAACCAGAAGCTGGAGAGTATCAGTAACTTCAAGGCGGAGGAGGCCAAGCAGATGCTGATCGACAACATGCTTTCCGTTGCTCGTCAGGAGGCTACCGAGACGATCCACAAGATTCATGAAGATGCTGAACAGCAGGGAGCTAAAATTGCCGAAAAGACCCTTCTTTCAGCTATTCAGCGGGTTTCGTTCGAACAGGCTACCGAGAGCGCTCTATCGGTTGTTCATATTCAGAGCGATGAGCTGAAAGGGCGCATCATTGGTCGTGAAGGGAGAAATATCAAAGCATTTGAAAATGCAACAGGGGTGGACATTATCGTCGATGATACTCCTGAAGTTGTCATCCTGTCCTGTTTCGATCCTATGAGGCGCGAACTTGCCAAACTGACGCTTCAGAAGCTGCTGATTGACGGTGTTATTCATCCTGTCGCTATTGAAAAGGCTTATCAGGATGCCAAAAAAGAGATTGATGATGTGATTATGAGTACCGGTGAAGAGACGCTTTCATCTCTCCAGATTCAGGAAATGCCTGCCGAGATCACCTCGCTGATTGGTAAGATGAAATTTCATACGATTTACGGTCAGAACCTTTTACAGCACTCAAAAGAGGTTGCGATGCTTGCCGGTCTGATGGCTGCGGAGCTGAAACTCGATGCCAAACAGGCCAAACGTGCAGGTCTTCTTCACGATATCGGCCTGGTGCTTCCCGAAAGCGATGATCCTCATGCTATTACCGGTATGAAGTTTCTCAAGCGCTTCAGAGAGTCTAAAACAGTTCTCAACGCTATTGCCGCTCATCATGGCGATGTTGAAAAGGAGAGCCCTATTGCCGATCTTATTGATGCCGCTAATGTCATTTCTTCAGCACGTCCCGGCGGACGGGGAGCTGTAACACCTGAAGGCAATGTCAAGCGCCTTGAAAGTCTTGAGGAAATTGCAAAAGGTTTCCCGGGTGTTATTAAAACCTATGCGCTGCAGGCGGGAAGAGAGATCAGGGTTATCGTCGAGGGGGAGAATGTCAGTGATTCCCAGGCGGATGTGCTGGCTCACGATATTGCGCATAAAATCGAACAGGAAGCCCAGTATCCCGGACAGATCAAGGTGTCCATTATCCGCGAAAAACGTTCGATCGCCTATGCGAAGTAG
- a CDS encoding DUF2905 domain-containing protein — MLTEAARVLIFLGILLVAAGSILLLMQKSELSSMFRWVGNLPLDFKVEKENFRFYFPVGTSITVSLLLTILIYCFNKFIH, encoded by the coding sequence GTGTTGACAGAAGCCGCAAGAGTTCTCATCTTTCTTGGAATCCTGCTTGTCGCAGCAGGGAGCATCCTTCTGCTCATGCAGAAATCGGAGCTTTCATCAATGTTTCGCTGGGTCGGTAATTTACCGCTTGATTTCAAAGTAGAAAAAGAAAATTTCCGGTTTTATTTTCCAGTGGGAACATCAATAACAGTCTCACTTCTCCTCACCATTCTTATCTACTGCTTCAATAAATTCATCCATTAA
- the secG gene encoding preprotein translocase subunit SecG, whose translation MHLFLVILTLLASLVLIAVILLQNPKGGSGLTSGMSSLGTVQTLGVRRTGDFLTKLTAILAGAVMVLSFIAQFTLPSRAGGPDARESVLQKELPAAPASNLPAMPGTTEQQELPGSSK comes from the coding sequence ATGCACCTGTTTCTTGTTATATTGACGCTTTTGGCTTCACTTGTCCTTATCGCTGTTATTCTGCTCCAGAACCCGAAAGGGGGAAGCGGATTGACAAGCGGAATGTCCAGTCTTGGTACTGTTCAGACACTTGGTGTCCGTAGGACCGGTGATTTTTTAACCAAGCTGACGGCGATTCTTGCCGGAGCCGTTATGGTTCTGAGTTTCATTGCACAGTTTACGCTCCCTTCGAGGGCTGGCGGACCTGATGCGCGTGAGAGTGTTTTGCAGAAAGAGCTGCCTGCGGCGCCAGCATCAAACCTGCCTGCTATGCCGGGCACTACTGAACAGCAGGAGCTTCCGGGTTCTTCAAAATAG
- a CDS encoding acyl-CoA thioesterase has translation MENYKLVLPEHLNHHGFLFGGNLLKWIDEVSYIAVTLDYPGCNFVTVAMDQVIFKKSIRKGTILCFDTSRKREGNTSVEYLVKVFKDSIATGVREMVFSTYITFVCLDENGRKKPLCT, from the coding sequence ATGGAAAATTACAAACTCGTTCTACCCGAACATCTCAACCATCATGGCTTCCTCTTCGGCGGAAACCTTCTCAAATGGATCGATGAAGTCAGCTATATAGCCGTTACACTCGATTACCCCGGCTGCAACTTCGTCACGGTTGCAATGGACCAGGTCATCTTCAAGAAAAGCATCCGTAAAGGGACCATACTCTGTTTCGACACCAGCAGAAAACGCGAAGGCAATACCTCAGTAGAATACCTTGTCAAGGTTTTCAAGGACAGCATCGCAACAGGTGTTCGCGAAATGGTCTTTTCTACCTATATAACCTTTGTCTGTCTGGATGAAAACGGCAGAAAAAAACCGTTATGTACATGA
- a CDS encoding alginate lyase family protein, translating into MKHTEQEPRISIEKAILADVCLGIPLGKIALDIPEHLQECDISLDDQPGTYLFRGEQLAVMKRLYQKGHASVVDAVSSLVAMADDACKTSRLSVTDKPNFRFSDNPHDYQSLAKYAWPADGQSESEKPFVLRDGEVNPDCYSDDFDYVRLVRFSDTVVLLSLAAYLTGRHFYADRASRLCSIWFLNDDTLQAPHFAMSQVLPGSTRLRWSGIIEARFFVYVTEAIRLLDACEAFDESEQKGLRSWFSDFLDWMQQSEQGQAARKAKNNIGFWYDLQCMVYADFCGRDAECEAIIHQAVLPRLERQMACDGSLPEELTRAYPHDYVVFSLAAMALISRGAEKVGISLWDSKQSDGRNFQAAHDWLLKAANSSSLLAQIPFSDSRCIESFHGLGPILDMGIEQRAILRILDASTTKLNKLESEYALLQQEQLHRTSENTRLQQEIDNIKSSTSWQLTRPLRFLRQVARRSAKKNCFKTVFSQSVKPSGNVSLSSDIKSGFKRYRKALFTKAGIFRHLRTFFPAASVRDPLTLLTSHQPPREKRLMQEYRHSELAKMPDTFVLYRIIGNDLVPRHKKGQSRENLRFVLENEPALPNCDKRWVVNRIFDQDEERRVIAMLEEYRQPYIHIPFDVLEYRQIGWDFDALPEPGYLNSKAFLKLTTEQQGRLRTALYRLKNNYVMHNNGARNTALRDGFARAKWVLPWDGNCFLTSEAWREISHMVTQRAHLSYFAVPMDRITDNALLLRPDYKPNPVEEPQLLFRCDADEMFNEDYPYGRRPKVELFWRLGIPGPWDRWKDDLWDQPRRGLSPEKGRFGVAGWVARMYSGVKSLETEDKAAFKNRGIKRQEAIIAAIGHIDAQVHADHSNPLGLTFYNEQWLTRAKQSLLDSDDNALQKSAQQLLERAEQILSEGLYSVTQKSSLPPSGDLHDYWHPAPYWWPDPDSPDGLPYIWKDGQRVPGTRMYEPESAKYDRTRLQLMLDGTTTMALAWYLTGREDFARHGASLLRTWFLNPETRMNPHLRYAQVRMGHNNNEGSPGGIIEFKDMYYFLDAVRLLERSEALSLSEIKTFKIWLHEYLSWLETSRQGEKEKIASNNHGTYFDLQAGAMTVYLNEPEKYRDVMFRALSRIPQQFSEAGEQPEEMRRTITQHYCFFNLQGWLNIIRLAQASRFFLGQFSNEPLIRIARSCQWVLQHDQTRWPYKQIEPFDPDRQYPLSLMALVCSLSAESGVKASDYLEKKTVFNPHDAVAPYWNVGVAIE; encoded by the coding sequence ATGAAACATACAGAACAAGAGCCTCGTATTTCAATTGAAAAAGCGATCCTTGCAGATGTCTGTCTGGGCATTCCGCTTGGGAAAATTGCACTTGATATTCCAGAGCATCTGCAGGAATGTGACATCTCTCTTGATGATCAGCCCGGGACCTATCTTTTCCGTGGTGAACAACTGGCCGTGATGAAACGGCTCTATCAGAAGGGGCATGCAAGCGTTGTTGACGCTGTATCCTCACTGGTTGCTATGGCCGATGACGCATGCAAAACTTCTCGGCTCAGCGTTACCGATAAACCGAATTTTCGTTTCAGTGATAATCCGCACGATTACCAGAGCCTGGCAAAGTATGCATGGCCGGCTGACGGTCAGTCTGAGAGTGAAAAGCCGTTTGTGCTTCGTGATGGGGAGGTTAATCCCGATTGCTATTCGGATGATTTTGATTATGTGCGGCTGGTTCGGTTTTCCGATACCGTAGTCCTGCTGTCACTTGCAGCCTATCTGACCGGGAGGCATTTTTATGCAGATAGGGCTTCCAGACTCTGCAGCATCTGGTTCCTGAATGACGATACCCTCCAAGCGCCTCATTTCGCTATGTCTCAGGTGCTTCCTGGAAGTACTCGCCTTCGTTGGTCCGGTATTATTGAAGCTCGTTTTTTTGTTTATGTAACTGAGGCAATCCGGTTGCTTGATGCTTGTGAGGCTTTCGATGAGTCTGAACAGAAAGGGCTCCGCAGCTGGTTTTCAGATTTCCTCGACTGGATGCAGCAGTCCGAACAGGGGCAGGCAGCTCGTAAAGCTAAAAATAATATTGGTTTCTGGTACGACCTGCAGTGTATGGTGTATGCCGATTTTTGTGGGCGTGATGCCGAATGCGAAGCGATTATCCATCAGGCTGTTTTGCCGCGTCTCGAAAGGCAAATGGCTTGTGATGGCAGCCTTCCAGAAGAGCTGACGCGGGCTTATCCTCACGATTATGTTGTGTTCAGCCTTGCTGCTATGGCGCTGATCAGTCGCGGTGCTGAAAAGGTCGGGATTTCACTTTGGGATTCAAAGCAAAGCGACGGTCGCAATTTTCAGGCTGCTCACGACTGGCTTCTCAAGGCAGCCAATTCGAGCAGTTTGCTTGCTCAAATCCCCTTCAGCGATAGTCGATGCATTGAGTCGTTTCATGGCCTTGGGCCGATTCTTGATATGGGCATCGAACAGCGGGCAATCCTTAGAATTCTGGATGCAAGCACGACAAAACTTAATAAGCTCGAATCAGAATACGCGCTGTTGCAGCAAGAACAGCTGCATCGTACGTCAGAGAACACCAGGCTTCAACAGGAGATTGACAATATCAAATCGAGTACCAGTTGGCAGCTTACCCGTCCCTTGCGGTTTCTCCGGCAGGTGGCGCGTCGTTCTGCAAAAAAGAATTGCTTCAAGACCGTTTTTTCTCAAAGTGTCAAGCCTTCAGGAAACGTTTCTCTGTCTTCAGATATCAAGTCAGGGTTCAAGAGATACCGGAAAGCGTTATTCACAAAAGCCGGAATTTTCAGGCATTTAAGGACATTTTTTCCTGCTGCGTCTGTCAGAGACCCGCTCACCTTATTGACATCTCACCAACCGCCTCGCGAAAAACGGCTCATGCAGGAATATCGTCATAGTGAACTTGCAAAGATGCCGGACACCTTTGTGCTCTATCGCATCATCGGTAATGATCTTGTGCCGCGCCACAAGAAAGGACAGTCTCGGGAAAACCTGCGTTTTGTGCTTGAAAATGAGCCCGCACTGCCCAACTGTGATAAACGCTGGGTTGTTAATCGCATTTTCGACCAGGACGAGGAGCGGCGAGTCATCGCTATGCTGGAAGAGTACCGGCAGCCCTACATCCATATCCCCTTTGATGTTCTGGAGTATAGGCAGATCGGTTGGGATTTTGACGCTTTGCCTGAGCCGGGGTATCTCAACAGTAAAGCATTCCTGAAACTGACAACGGAGCAGCAGGGGCGCCTCCGCACAGCGCTGTATCGACTGAAAAACAATTATGTAATGCATAATAACGGAGCTCGCAATACCGCACTTCGTGATGGCTTTGCAAGGGCTAAGTGGGTGTTGCCCTGGGACGGTAATTGCTTTCTTACCAGCGAAGCGTGGCGGGAGATCTCGCATATGGTAACCCAGCGAGCACATCTCAGCTACTTTGCCGTTCCAATGGATCGCATTACCGACAATGCTCTGCTGTTACGGCCCGACTACAAGCCTAATCCGGTTGAGGAACCTCAACTGCTTTTCCGCTGCGATGCCGACGAGATGTTCAATGAGGACTATCCTTATGGTCGCAGACCAAAGGTTGAGCTGTTCTGGCGACTTGGCATTCCTGGGCCATGGGATCGCTGGAAAGACGATCTCTGGGATCAGCCCCGCCGAGGTCTGTCTCCGGAGAAAGGCCGGTTTGGTGTTGCAGGCTGGGTTGCACGGATGTATTCCGGTGTCAAAAGCCTTGAAACGGAAGATAAGGCGGCATTTAAAAATCGCGGAATAAAGCGCCAGGAGGCAATCATCGCTGCTATCGGTCATATTGACGCACAGGTGCATGCGGACCATTCTAACCCGCTTGGCTTGACCTTTTATAATGAACAATGGTTGACAAGAGCAAAGCAGTCTCTGCTTGATTCCGATGACAATGCCCTTCAAAAGTCGGCACAACAGCTTCTCGAAAGAGCCGAACAGATACTGTCTGAGGGATTATACTCGGTTACACAGAAGTCTAGCCTTCCTCCCAGTGGAGACCTGCACGATTATTGGCATCCGGCGCCTTACTGGTGGCCAGATCCGGATTCCCCCGATGGTCTGCCATACATTTGGAAGGATGGTCAACGAGTGCCGGGTACGCGTATGTATGAGCCGGAAAGTGCCAAGTATGATCGTACCCGGCTCCAGCTGATGCTGGATGGAACGACGACAATGGCGCTTGCCTGGTATTTGACAGGACGGGAAGACTTTGCACGCCATGGCGCCAGTTTATTGCGCACCTGGTTCCTGAATCCCGAAACGCGGATGAATCCCCACCTGCGTTATGCCCAGGTGAGGATGGGGCATAATAATAACGAAGGATCACCTGGTGGTATCATTGAGTTCAAAGACATGTACTATTTTCTTGATGCTGTTCGTCTGCTTGAACGATCAGAAGCGTTAAGCCTGTCTGAGATCAAGACGTTTAAGATATGGTTGCATGAATATCTGAGCTGGCTGGAAACAAGCCGGCAAGGTGAAAAAGAGAAGATCGCTTCGAACAATCATGGTACGTATTTTGACCTTCAGGCAGGAGCAATGACGGTTTATCTCAATGAACCTGAAAAGTATCGTGATGTTATGTTTCGTGCGCTCTCTCGCATTCCGCAACAGTTTAGCGAAGCTGGTGAACAACCCGAGGAAATGAGACGCACCATAACACAGCACTATTGTTTCTTTAATCTGCAGGGCTGGCTCAATATCATCAGATTAGCGCAAGCAAGTAGGTTTTTTTTGGGGCAATTCAGCAACGAGCCATTGATACGAATTGCCCGATCCTGTCAATGGGTTCTCCAGCATGACCAGACCCGGTGGCCTTACAAGCAGATTGAGCCCTTCGATCCCGATCGCCAATATCCGCTATCGCTTATGGCACTTGTTTGCAGCCTGAGTGCGGAAAGTGGTGTTAAGGCGAGTGACTATCTTGAGAAAAAAACGGTTTTTAATCCTCATGATGCAGTGGCGCCGTACTGGAATGTGGGCGTGGCTATAGAGTGA
- the hisB gene encoding imidazoleglycerol-phosphate dehydratase HisB, producing the protein MSQPDNHSSRSASVSRRTSETDISIDLNLDGTGTHSISSGVVFLDHMLANFSKHAQIDITLTCKGDTDVDDHHSVEDIALVLGSALLQSLGDKKGIKRYGWSMIPMDEALARCALDLGGRSYSVFNATFNRSVVNGFSTEMVEHFFLSLSRTLHANIHISILEGQNTHHKIEAIFKAFAYALKDAISISGTGIPSTKGVI; encoded by the coding sequence ATGTCTCAACCTGACAACCATTCCTCAAGAAGTGCCAGCGTAAGCCGCAGAACGTCTGAAACAGATATATCCATCGATCTCAATCTGGACGGCACGGGCACACATTCGATCAGCTCCGGCGTGGTTTTTCTCGACCATATGCTCGCCAACTTCAGCAAGCATGCTCAAATCGATATCACCCTCACATGCAAGGGAGATACCGATGTCGACGACCATCACTCCGTTGAAGATATCGCCCTTGTCCTGGGAAGCGCCCTGCTGCAGTCGCTCGGTGACAAAAAAGGAATCAAACGTTACGGCTGGAGCATGATACCGATGGATGAAGCCCTTGCCCGATGCGCACTTGATCTCGGAGGCAGAAGTTACTCGGTCTTCAACGCAACCTTTAACAGAAGCGTTGTCAATGGATTTTCCACTGAGATGGTAGAGCATTTCTTTCTCTCACTTTCAAGAACCCTCCACGCCAATATCCATATATCAATTCTTGAAGGCCAGAATACTCATCACAAGATTGAAGCAATATTCAAAGCCTTCGCTTACGCGCTCAAGGATGCCATATCGATAAGCGGAACCGGCATTCCTTCAACAAAAGGAGTTATTTGA
- a CDS encoding LptF/LptG family permease: MKIVDRYILKAHAAPFLFAFLTIIFVFTLQFFSLFIARFVGKGLDLLVISELILLQISWMVVLAVPMAVLVSTLMAFGNLTNRSEIAVMRSGGLSMSRVILPVLIAASVLAFLVERFNNVVLPEANYQAKMLLRDITKTKPSFGLTENAFSSFIDGYSILVRDIDPDSGELRGVTIYEGTRDDYSTVITAETGSISFTQDSHYLIMELYNGEIHEMIMNTKEEYRLMSFSRHRFVFSSTGYGFERTDPESVRRGDRDLAADQLKAMGKEFLKRIASGSMKATSLLMDDQKRIASAYENRQKGEERIILRSKSLSLRRSLALERVDGMLEELDASIDRISADRRMYNKYMVEYHKKYALSFACIIFVLVGAPLGVLAKRGGFGVGAGLALAFFVLYWALLILGEHLADRNLLHPGFAMWLANILMAFIGGVAYWRVTSTGAGNNR, from the coding sequence ATGAAGATTGTTGACCGATACATTCTCAAAGCTCATGCAGCCCCGTTTCTGTTCGCATTTCTGACTATTATTTTTGTTTTTACGCTTCAGTTTTTTTCCCTGTTCATTGCGCGTTTTGTAGGCAAGGGGCTCGATCTGCTGGTTATTTCAGAGCTTATCCTGCTTCAGATTTCCTGGATGGTTGTTCTTGCCGTGCCGATGGCGGTGCTTGTCTCGACCCTGATGGCATTCGGAAACCTGACGAACCGATCTGAAATAGCGGTGATGCGTTCAGGCGGCCTGTCGATGAGCCGAGTTATCCTGCCTGTTCTGATTGCTGCCTCGGTGCTTGCATTTCTTGTTGAACGTTTCAACAATGTGGTTCTTCCTGAAGCTAATTATCAGGCAAAGATGCTGTTAAGGGATATCACAAAGACGAAGCCCAGTTTTGGGTTGACGGAAAATGCCTTTTCGAGTTTTATCGATGGCTACTCCATACTTGTTCGCGATATTGATCCTGATTCCGGGGAGCTCAGAGGCGTAACTATCTACGAAGGGACCAGGGATGATTATTCGACGGTCATTACCGCTGAAACCGGCTCAATATCCTTTACGCAGGACTCCCATTATCTGATCATGGAACTCTATAACGGCGAGATTCACGAAATGATCATGAATACAAAGGAAGAGTATCGTCTGATGAGTTTTTCGCGCCACCGCTTTGTTTTTTCTTCTACCGGCTATGGTTTTGAACGCACCGATCCTGAGAGTGTTCGCCGGGGAGACCGCGACCTTGCCGCTGACCAGTTGAAGGCTATGGGAAAGGAATTCCTGAAAAGAATTGCCTCAGGCAGCATGAAGGCTACGTCATTGCTGATGGATGATCAGAAGCGGATTGCGAGCGCTTATGAGAACCGCCAGAAGGGTGAGGAGCGCATCATTCTTCGTTCAAAATCGTTGAGCCTGAGACGCTCACTTGCTCTGGAGCGGGTCGATGGCATGCTCGAGGAGCTGGATGCGAGTATCGACAGAATTTCGGCAGACCGAAGGATGTATAACAAGTATATGGTTGAGTACCACAAAAAATACGCTCTTTCGTTTGCCTGTATTATTTTTGTGCTTGTCGGTGCACCTCTCGGGGTGCTTGCAAAGCGAGGAGGGTTCGGCGTCGGAGCGGGTCTTGCGCTGGCTTTTTTTGTTTTGTACTGGGCGCTGCTCATTCTTGGAGAACATCTTGCCGACAGGAACCTTCTTCATCCGGGTTTTGCCATGTGGCTTGCCAATATCCTTATGGCTTTCATTGGCGGTGTCGCTTACTGGAGAGTGACGTCGACTGGAGCGGGCAATAATCGCTGA
- a CDS encoding NFACT RNA binding domain-containing protein, translated as MHRNYFTLYHAAGELRSRLVGGYLFEVYSQKKNELTIAFITNDRNHLQLVVTTANPRLGLCVREGLNRKKRNSAGLMPEIYEQEVLDFRMDTADRIIHVILESGYKLELRLFTGRTNVVLLNDEKKISSFKEHIATPPSQFRPDVLKTLEKLACNEEVFCRELRANGSDTTIKRLQALLPGFDRFLVRTLLQRAGNPDDHPTLHIEFRKLFFELIEPHPTLIIDDKEEPFLSILETPEKKGKSFETVLEALSFYCSRTWQFLGATGDIGDLKQALLEAQKKAQSMIRGASSEELESAIEHSTTMGHLLMSNIGNQSRKPTSIQVTNLFDSESETVTIQLKPELSIHQNAERYFTKAAKTRGKIAAMQHRKTEGQRIAACCELLLEKAATLKTPSDLRNFNETYTRELREAGIKSRKSKNGKSFPFRTVALPSGATLFLGKNAANNDLLTFSFAKPHDIWLHARGSSGSHGILRGSCMQNRTDIQRAAEIVAFHSAARHSTMVPVMYTEKKYVRKSGSRLPGQVRLDREEVILVTPSCI; from the coding sequence ATGCATCGCAACTACTTTACCCTCTACCATGCCGCCGGTGAACTCCGAAGCCGTCTTGTCGGAGGATACCTCTTCGAGGTGTATTCACAAAAGAAAAATGAACTGACAATCGCATTCATTACCAATGACCGGAACCATCTGCAACTGGTCGTGACAACGGCAAACCCGCGGCTCGGGCTCTGTGTCCGTGAAGGACTGAACAGGAAAAAACGTAATTCAGCAGGGCTCATGCCCGAAATTTATGAACAGGAGGTGCTTGACTTTCGTATGGACACTGCGGACCGGATCATACACGTCATACTGGAATCAGGCTACAAGCTTGAACTCCGGCTCTTTACTGGCCGCACCAACGTTGTACTCCTCAACGATGAAAAGAAGATAAGCTCGTTCAAGGAACATATTGCCACACCGCCATCACAGTTCAGGCCGGATGTGCTCAAAACACTTGAAAAGCTTGCCTGTAACGAGGAGGTGTTTTGCAGGGAACTCAGAGCCAATGGCTCCGATACGACAATCAAACGCCTCCAGGCACTCCTTCCGGGTTTCGATCGATTTCTTGTCCGTACACTTCTTCAAAGAGCCGGAAACCCGGACGACCACCCAACACTGCACATTGAATTCCGCAAGCTGTTTTTTGAGCTGATCGAACCGCACCCCACCCTCATCATCGATGACAAGGAAGAGCCATTTCTGTCGATTCTTGAAACCCCTGAAAAGAAAGGAAAATCGTTTGAAACAGTCCTTGAGGCCCTTTCATTCTACTGCAGCAGAACATGGCAATTCCTTGGCGCCACCGGCGACATCGGCGACCTGAAACAAGCTCTTCTTGAAGCACAAAAAAAAGCGCAATCAATGATCAGAGGCGCCTCTTCCGAGGAACTTGAATCGGCAATTGAACACTCGACCACCATGGGGCACCTCCTGATGTCCAACATCGGCAACCAGTCAAGAAAACCGACATCCATTCAGGTTACCAACTTGTTTGACAGCGAATCAGAAACAGTGACAATCCAGCTCAAACCTGAACTGAGTATCCATCAGAACGCAGAGCGCTATTTCACAAAAGCCGCAAAAACGAGAGGAAAAATAGCCGCAATGCAGCATCGAAAAACAGAAGGTCAAAGAATTGCGGCCTGCTGCGAACTGCTTCTCGAAAAAGCAGCAACGTTGAAAACCCCTTCAGACCTCCGCAACTTCAATGAAACATATACCAGGGAACTCCGGGAGGCAGGAATAAAAAGTCGGAAGAGTAAAAACGGGAAATCTTTTCCATTCAGGACAGTAGCCCTCCCCTCGGGAGCAACGCTCTTTCTCGGAAAGAATGCAGCCAATAACGATCTATTGACCTTTTCGTTCGCCAAACCTCACGACATCTGGCTTCACGCGAGAGGGTCGTCAGGGTCGCATGGCATTCTCAGAGGCTCGTGCATGCAGAACAGAACAGATATTCAACGAGCTGCTGAAATCGTAGCATTTCATTCCGCCGCCCGTCACTCGACAATGGTACCGGTGATGTATACAGAAAAAAAATATGTCAGAAAATCAGGCTCTCGTCTTCCCGGACAAGTCAGACTCGACCGGGAAGAGGTCATCCTGGTTACACCATCCTGCATCTGA